A single window of Pontibacillus chungwhensis DNA harbors:
- a CDS encoding TadE/TadG family type IV pilus assembly protein, which translates to MKKVMKQIQTFKKDRSGSFTIEASIIFPTLLILTLCLIFFSLVIYQKAMMHYSATTIAERIAYTWDNSKKDWVTGEFKASDYTTYDPGDDGLYWRFTGNDFLEQFGISLEIGDGGVKAKKIDPARIGTVPFGDRPSITYENGLTGNFVKVRLISPLNIPSFTKDLFGIDQLDVTAKRRVNEPVEFMRNVDFAVYAVNQIKNTPNFRSLFSNFRNQSSR; encoded by the coding sequence ATGAAGAAAGTTATGAAACAGATCCAAACCTTTAAGAAAGACAGGTCGGGAAGTTTCACGATAGAAGCATCTATTATCTTCCCGACGCTTCTTATCCTAACCCTTTGCCTAATTTTTTTCAGTCTAGTGATCTACCAGAAGGCAATGATGCATTACAGCGCTACTACAATAGCTGAGCGAATTGCTTATACGTGGGATAACAGTAAGAAGGATTGGGTGACGGGTGAATTTAAAGCGAGTGATTACACGACTTATGATCCAGGGGATGATGGGCTATATTGGCGCTTTACGGGAAATGACTTCTTAGAACAATTTGGAATTTCTCTTGAAATAGGGGATGGTGGGGTAAAGGCTAAAAAAATTGACCCAGCTCGTATCGGAACCGTGCCCTTTGGAGATCGTCCTTCAATCACTTACGAAAATGGCTTAACTGGTAACTTTGTCAAAGTGAGGCTGATTAGTCCTCTTAATATTCCCTCTTTCACGAAGGATTTATTTGGTATTGATCAGCTTGATGTAACCGCCAAGCGGCGAGTGAATGAGCCGGTGGAATTTATGAGGAATGTGGATTTTGCAGTTTATGCAGTTAACCAAATTAAAAATACTCCAAACTTTAGATCGTTATTCAGTAACTTTAGAAATCAATCTAGTCGGTAA
- a CDS encoding Flp1 family type IVb pilin, with amino-acid sequence METLMKWVTQFKDDEEGLQTLEIMLIIAVIVVIALLFRDSIMGWVNDLINFGDENISDFQQE; translated from the coding sequence ATGGAAACTTTAATGAAATGGGTAACGCAATTTAAAGATGATGAAGAAGGGCTACAGACGCTTGAGATTATGTTGATTATCGCTGTTATTGTCGTGATCGCTCTCTTATTCAGGGATAGCATTATGGGATGGGTCAATGACCTAATCAACTTCGGTGATGAGAACATCAGTGATTTCCAACAAGAATAA